TGCAGAAGGGAGTGCGAGCGCCGTCGACGATGTAGAGCGGAGCGTTCATGGTTTCGGACGAAACGGCTCCGCCGTTCCGCTACGTTCGGTGGCTGAGGCTTTCGAGCGGTTGTCCACGACCTTCTGTTCCTTCAGTGCGACCCCGACTTTTTGGAGGGTGCGCATTTCTTCCTCGGTGTGGGTGACGATTTTGTTGGGCGTGAGTTCGAAGTGTGCGTGAAGGAGCTCGCGCACGTTTTTTTCGATGCCGGCGGTGTTGCCTGAAGTGGCGGGCGAGACGTGGACGTTGAGTTCGTCGAGATCGAGCGGATCGTCGTGGGCCTTGCGAAGTTCGATCTGCCAGGCCCCGAGCTCGGGGAGATCGTCGAGGGCGCGTTCGAGCTCATTGAAGTCAACGATGGTGCCTTTGACCTTCTGGAAACGCAGGGAGTGAACGTCAGACACGCGGGAGATTTTTCCGACGAGACGCGGCATGCGGCGGCCGCAGCAAGGACACGGATCCCATGTGATGCCATTTTCGCAACGGTCGCCGGTGCGATAGCGCAGCACGACGGTTCCGCGCTGGTCGAGAGGCGTCCACACGATCTCGCCACCTTGGCCATCGGGCATGACTTCGCCGGTTTCGGGATTGATGATCTCGATGATGCCCTGATCGGCGTAGAGATGATAGCCCGGCGGCGGTGTGCCGGGCGTGATAGGGCATTCGGTCCACGCGAGTTTGCACTCGGTGAAGCCGTAGGTGGCCATGATCTGCACATCGGGCGAACCGAGCTTTTTGCAAAGATCACCGAGCTTGCGACGCGTGCCGTCGGGGACTTTGTCGCCACCGAGAACGAGCAGACGAATCCCCTCGAGCTTGAGGTTTTGCTCCACGGCTTGCTGGAGCACGTGGTAGAGAAACGTAGGCATCGCGACGATGACCTGGGGCTTGAGCTTCACGACGGCGCGCAAGTTTCCCTCGGTGCCCATGACTTTGCCGCCACCGGTGGCGAGGGCGAAGATGTTACGATCCATGCCCGCGTAATACATATACCAAAACGCGAGGTGAGGGGCGAAGGGGAACATGTTCACCATGCGCTCCTCGGAGCGGACTCCGCCGATTTCGACGATGCGCCCGCCGCCCAAGCCGAGGCGCGCGATGTCGTGCTGAGTATAAAGAAATGGAACCGGTTCGCTGGAGCGTCCGGTGGTGCTCGTCATGAAAACGGGCCGCCATTCGTGATCCAGTTCGTCGCGCACCTGCTCACGTCCGTGGCGCAGCGCCCAAAGGATGACCGATAGCCGGCGTGAAAGAACTTTGGGGTCGGGCTTGAGAACGAAGTCGAGGGTGCGCTTGGGATTCTCCTTCGTGGGAAGCAGGTCCTCCTTGGTGGTGAAGGGAATTTTAGAGAGATCGGCGACGCTGCGGATGTCGGCGGCGGTGAGCCCGCGTTCTTTAAACAACCGCTGATAATGTAATGAAAAAGGCAATACGCAGTCGCGCAGGTAACGATGCAGTTGTTGCCCCTGCCATGCGATCGTGGAGTCCCGATCGAGGTCTTGCCAGTGATGAGTGCATCGTGGAGTCGGCATGGGAGTAAAAGCCGGACATTGGGGTGATCGGCGCCGCTTTTTTTGGGGGTAAGCGGGCCGCGTGAAGAAAGGTGACTTTGTTTATGACATCTATTCCTGAAAGGGGTTCGGCGCAAGGGGGGATTCAGGTGAGCACGGGAGCAAGAAAGCGGGCGATTTCGTCGTGACGGCGATCACCATCGGCTTCGCCGAGGGCGATGAGGCGGCGGATGTAGCCGGGTTGAAACATGAGGGTCGCGAGCATGTCCGCGCGGCGGGTTTCGCGGGTGCCCAGACCGCGCGTGGCGAAGCGAAATGTGCGCGGGAGCTCGGACTCGAATTCGTTGGCGATCACGCTCAAATCCATTGACGGACGGATCAGCAGCAGATCGACCGGATGCAGGCCGGTTTCGTGCGCTGAAGGGTGTGAGGCGAGCAGGCTGTTGACGCGTTCGATGCTCAGGGCGTCGTAATCGAGCATATCGAGAAAAATGGAATCGAGGAGCAGGCCGATGATCGTAGCCGGTGGCGGATAAGCGCGCGGCTCGTTGCTGATTCTGGCGGAAGGATCGCCGGCGTATTGGGTCGAGATCGCGATCATGCGACGGGCACCCAGGTGAAGGGCGGGGGACAAGGGAGCGGTCAGGCGCACACCGCCGTCACCATGCCAGTCGTGGCCGATTTTTCCGGCGGGGAAAAACAACGGCAGCGCGCACGACGCCATGATGTGGTCGACCGTCAGCTCGGTTGAGAAACTGCGGCGCCCCGGGCGCTCCCACATGTTGAGATG
The sequence above is a segment of the Rariglobus hedericola genome. Coding sequences within it:
- a CDS encoding phenylacetate--CoA ligase family protein — translated: MPTPRCTHHWQDLDRDSTIAWQGQQLHRYLRDCVLPFSLHYQRLFKERGLTAADIRSVADLSKIPFTTKEDLLPTKENPKRTLDFVLKPDPKVLSRRLSVILWALRHGREQVRDELDHEWRPVFMTSTTGRSSEPVPFLYTQHDIARLGLGGGRIVEIGGVRSEERMVNMFPFAPHLAFWYMYYAGMDRNIFALATGGGKVMGTEGNLRAVVKLKPQVIVAMPTFLYHVLQQAVEQNLKLEGIRLLVLGGDKVPDGTRRKLGDLCKKLGSPDVQIMATYGFTECKLAWTECPITPGTPPPGYHLYADQGIIEIINPETGEVMPDGQGGEIVWTPLDQRGTVVLRYRTGDRCENGITWDPCPCCGRRMPRLVGKISRVSDVHSLRFQKVKGTIVDFNELERALDDLPELGAWQIELRKAHDDPLDLDELNVHVSPATSGNTAGIEKNVRELLHAHFELTPNKIVTHTEEEMRTLQKVGVALKEQKVVDNRSKASATERSGTAEPFRPKP
- a CDS encoding patatin-like phospholipase family protein is translated as MADVLAHSPLHNSSGTGQTPGVNPDPVKLALVLAGGGARAAYQVGFLRSLAKSFPELEFPIMTGVSAGAINVAHLANNCGTLPVAVEELTDLWESITIDQVFRTDLPALVFTMLRWAMRLVSGGVNLSTPAHGLVDTDPLRAVLEKALAPGGGPLSGIGNKLRSGHLSAVGITTTNYTTGQSNSWVQGEHLNMWERPGRRSFSTELTVDHIMASCALPLFFPAGKIGHDWHGDGGVRLTAPLSPALHLGARRMIAISTQYAGDPSARISNEPRAYPPPATIIGLLLDSIFLDMLDYDALSIERVNSLLASHPSAHETGLHPVDLLLIRPSMDLSVIANEFESELPRTFRFATRGLGTRETRRADMLATLMFQPGYIRRLIALGEADGDRRHDEIARFLAPVLT